The Panicum virgatum strain AP13 chromosome 3N, P.virgatum_v5, whole genome shotgun sequence genome includes the window GGCGCTCGTAGCCCTCGAAGACCTCGCTCATGGCGTCGCGATCTCGGTCCAGGTGGCCGACCGGGTTAAACCCCTCGAAATTTTCTCTTGCGCACAAGCCCGTGGtgaccgccgcgccggcgctgaAGTAGGAGACCCGCGCCGGATCTAGGGGCCCCACGCGGCCGAAGGAAGGAGCCGACGTTGATGATGAAGGAGCCGGGGACGAACTTGACATGGGCCCACTCGCCGCCGGAGGGCCGCCGGACGTTGAGCCCGCCAACGTCGTCCTGGTACAGGATGGTCAGCGGCCCGGGGTCCTTGTGCCGCCCCACGCCCAGTGCGAGCTCCGGGCTCGGGCTCCAAAGGATAAGGTAGcgagagagatgagaggaagAGAATAAGAGAGGAGTCGGCAGCCAGCGACTTAAAAATATCTAGAGCGAGAGATCAGCtgtcttttggtaccggttgatagcTTTCACCAGTGCCAAAAAATCAGCATGCGTACCGGTGTATGCTATCACCCGAGACTAAAATATATCTTTTTTATTGGTCCCGGGCTGTGAAACGAACCGGTGACAATTCTTGATCATTGGTACCGGGCTGTgccatcacccggtaccaaaagttCTCCCTAGCCACCTTGGTCCATCGGTCCGGGCTAAAAGTACCAGCTGCCGTTGCAGCCGGTACCAATGCAagtattagtaccgggtgataTGGCAACTGGTACTTTTGTGCTGGACCGATGgtccgttttctagtagtgactattagtcgttttggtttttctaggtacataatttttgctatgcgtctatatatatatatatatattatgtctagATGCACAGCAAAatttatgtatctagaaaagtcaaaataactaataatttagGATGGAGGGATTAGAAAACATAGCAATGAATGCTTTTACATTAGTTTGTGCCATTCTGATGTGGATTTTTATCTCTTGCTCGCCTTCAGAAGTTTGTTGTGAGTATATTTTTGTATTCGGAACATGACTGGCTACTACTATTGTTGGATAAATGTTCACGGTTCACCGGAACAGACGTATCTGGTCATGATGTTGTTGTGGAGGTCTTGGTCTATTCGAAACCAGATCACACGAGGGGCCAAAAGACTTAGTGGAACACTCAGTTCACTTCCTGATGAGTTATGCCCAGCAACTGTCAGAAATCCGGAACACTCAGTTCACTTCCTGATGAGTTATGCCCAGCAACTGTCAGAAATCCGACAACACGAAGATGCAAGTGATATGAAGGGAAAGGTAGCAGCTAGAACGAGGAGCGCAATTCCATCACGGCCCCAGCTGAGATGGGAGAAGCCACGACTAAGATACGTAAAAGTTAAAAATAAATGTAGATGCTACTTTGTTTCAACAATCCGGGATCACAGGTTTGGGAATCGTTGCTAAAAATGAAGAGGGAGAGGTGACTCTGGCCGCTCGCAGTTTAATGACTAGATGCTCAGATGCAGAGGAGGCCGAACTCATGGCATGCAGAGAAGGTCTGAACCTTGCTTTGCAGTGGATTGATGAACCTATTGTCCTAGAGACTGACTGCTTATCGGTTTGCAATGCCATCAAATCCAAAGAGGATAATAGAGGACAGATGATGTTTTCATTGCAGGAGGTGGTTGAGCTCATCAATGAGCACTTTGAGATGGTAATACACTAATACAACATTGCAGGAGGGAGCAAAATAAAGATGCACATTTCTTAGTGCATAGTGCTTGTAAGGAGTTGTCACCCAAAGTCTTGATTAGGCACGCTCCAGAGATAGTGGCCCCTTTGTCACTGCTTATTGTAACTTTGTGCTGAGTTAATGAAATCCACCTcacttcgcaaaaaaaaaaatcttcaatGATGTAATAATATGTTTTGGCTTAGTGGCAGAGCTGCCTTGAGTCCTCGGGGCGCTGGACCCCgataaaatttgcaaaactgaGTGTACATCACTGTTCCTCATAGGTAGTGATTGGTTGCTTGGTTTAGGACTAACCAGGCTTGGATGTAACCCAGGCCAGCTGAAGCCTGTCTTGCACAATGCAATGCAATATGCTGTTTTTTGGTTTGCCTGTATGAGTTAAGCCTGGTCTAGAAAGTTTGTGGTTGGCCTGGTTAGTTGCTAAAGTGATGTTGTGACCTTGGCAATTGTGGAGGTGAAGACGTGAAGTTACCCCCCTAGTTGGCTTCTAAGCTGGTTTTGGTCACATCTCTTTGCAAAAGCGAAATGAGAAACTCAGTACTATTGACACAATGAAAATGAATCAAATTTCCAAGTCCACATTAGTTTGCACGAGCCTCTCAACAAGCTCTTTTTGGTGCAGTCTCTAGTACTTTCAACTCTCTCCAATTGGCTAAGAATAGACAAGCTTCGTTGAGAGAGATATACATTTCACTCCCCTCCAAATTAAATAGCTTccagaaacaaaattaaattaaagagTGGGTCCATTAATTACTCTGAGTAAACAACCTGAGTATTGCTAACGGGTGCTGCAGAGCATACAAACTGCTCATGGCCACAGCAGCTGCAGACGATGCCCGCTACAGCGCGTCGGTTGCTAACGCGCCGGCCGTAGTATCGACCTTGCAGTCGCACAAGCGCGGAGCTGGTGAGGAGATGGAGATGAGAATGAGCACCAGGCTTATCTTATGCAGCCTGCATAAGCTAGAGATGAGAATGAGGTGGGTTCCAGCAATGCAAGTCGTACTCCTTTGCACTATGTAAGCATGGCTATAGGGTAACTACTAACTACTTGTATACTACAACATAACACGCACGTTGCACGCAGTACATCAGTTTATTAATTTAAAATGAAACAGATCATATATATACATGAGTGAATATAGCATAAGATAGCAAATGTAAATGTATAAATGTAGGAACCTAATATAGCA containing:
- the LOC120664199 gene encoding vesicle transport v-SNARE 11-like isoform X2; its protein translation is MSSSSPAPSSSTSAPSFGRVGPLDPARVSYFSAGAAVTTGLCARENFEGFNPVGHLDRDRDAMSEVFEGYERQYCEASVSLTRKCTAAVALQGEKLKQKAAEIKSGIDGAEALIRKMDLEARNLQPSVRAGRQLG